One part of the Candidatus Bathyarchaeota archaeon genome encodes these proteins:
- a CDS encoding YkgJ family cysteine cluster protein: protein MHLENVVFPHSVGFHCRSCGVCCRDKPPDINLKEQHRIEAKGFVDFMESPSDPRNRNIRRKQDGSCFFFTEKNTCKIHDVKPAICMLEPFIITGFDPRTKRIFLGLNPLAIKNCKGLSKGEMVAPEEIAETAHAIVEECLEIVASKTGLPVTDMRVASLTSKLLHG from the coding sequence ATGCATTTAGAAAACGTTGTTTTCCCACATTCGGTGGGCTTTCATTGTAGGAGCTGTGGGGTTTGTTGTAGAGACAAGCCACCTGACATAAATTTAAAAGAACAACATAGGATCGAAGCAAAAGGCTTCGTGGACTTCATGGAATCCCCCAGCGATCCACGTAACCGCAATATTCGCCGAAAACAAGATGGCAGCTGCTTTTTCTTTACCGAAAAAAACACCTGCAAAATCCATGATGTCAAACCAGCCATATGCATGTTGGAACCATTCATCATAACAGGTTTTGATCCGAGAACAAAAAGGATTTTTCTGGGCTTAAATCCTTTGGCTATTAAAAACTGCAAAGGCCTCTCCAAGGGCGAAATGGTTGCGCCGGAAGAAATTGCCGAAACCGCCCATGCTATCGTTGAAGAATGTTTGGAAATAGTCGCCTCGAAAACGGGGCTTCCAGTTACCGATATGAGAGTTGCCTCTTTGACAAGCAAACTGCTCCATGGTTGA
- a CDS encoding YwbE family protein, whose translation MQPNQQRSNIKAGVHVRIVLKQDQKSGKLTDGIVKTVLTNSPTHPHGIKVRLTDGKVGRVQTVVGGKANT comes from the coding sequence GTGCAACCCAACCAGCAAAGAAGCAACATAAAAGCAGGCGTCCACGTAAGAATTGTTTTGAAGCAGGACCAGAAAAGCGGTAAATTAACCGACGGCATCGTTAAAACCGTCCTCACCAACAGCCCAACGCATCCTCATGGAATTAAGGTGCGATTAACCGATGGCAAAGTCGGCAGAGTACAAACAGTAGTCGGCGGCAAAGCCAACACTTAA
- a CDS encoding PadR family transcriptional regulator: MNGHASKGFLSFLILWMVNKKPMTGAQIAIELEKRRGRKPSPGTIYPVLKHLNETSILRIDKDKRYSLTEKGQKTLEAHLDSFINTFYDIDDMKTCCRMKCSEQETTES; the protein is encoded by the coding sequence ATGAACGGACACGCCTCCAAAGGATTCCTCTCATTCCTCATACTCTGGATGGTAAACAAAAAACCGATGACAGGAGCCCAAATCGCAATCGAACTAGAAAAAAGGCGGGGAAGAAAACCCAGCCCCGGAACAATATACCCGGTCCTAAAACACCTCAACGAAACAAGCATCCTCAGGATAGACAAAGACAAACGCTACTCGCTAACAGAAAAAGGCCAAAAAACACTCGAAGCACACCTTGACTCGTTCATCAACACGTTCTATGACATTGACGACATGAAAACTTGTTGCCGAATGAAGTGTTCAGAGCAGGAAACTACTGAATCTTAG
- a CDS encoding type II toxin-antitoxin system VapC family toxin, translated as MIFVDTSAWYALEVEDEINHRNARKFLSDIATGQHGVAITTDYVLDETLTLLQSRKGLPAALEFIDKIRKSKSVRIFWVSESLFDKALSIFRKTSESKWSFTDCTSFALMADLAITEAFTLDSHFEQAGFHKLP; from the coding sequence ATGATTTTTGTTGACACAAGCGCATGGTATGCTCTGGAAGTTGAAGATGAAATCAACCACAGAAATGCCAGAAAATTCCTATCCGATATAGCAACTGGGCAGCATGGAGTCGCCATAACAACCGATTATGTGCTTGATGAAACCCTTACGCTTCTGCAATCCAGAAAGGGGCTCCCCGCAGCTTTAGAGTTCATCGATAAAATAAGAAAAAGCAAAAGCGTGCGAATCTTTTGGGTAAGCGAGAGTTTATTCGATAAAGCACTTAGCATCTTTAGGAAGACGTCGGAATCAAAATGGAGTTTCACTGACTGTACGAGTTTTGCCTTAATGGCGGACCTTGCAATTACTGAAGCTTTTACCCTTGATAGTCACTTTGAACAGGCGGGTTTCCATAAACTACCTTAA
- a CDS encoding integrase — MVGPPGFEPESIEPKSLCWEEYKQYLLSKYSKGYAISLFEHSKKYIHLLDNVNGIQLAKPTARNNIINGLTALSKYTGTYELFIKRMKTHGIKRVKADPIQAFNRIFNSNAHEGLIEWYNKAQTKLYDNEKLYLRFVMLSGTRAMEAANAFNLIVELGSKYTSEYYNEETGFLEHFRYPKLFMRDSKNLYISAVPKELIEEISKSSKVSYIAIDKRLDRSGMRMRVKQLRSYYATKMRENGLLAEQIDLVQGRVGKSIFLQHYFKQNARELGARILELLNLNNHLL, encoded by the coding sequence ATGGTGGGGCCTCCCGGATTTGAACCGGAGTCTATAGAGCCCAAGTCGCTTTGCTGGGAAGAATACAAACAGTACCTTCTATCCAAATACTCCAAAGGCTACGCAATCTCACTCTTTGAACACTCCAAAAAATACATCCATCTACTAGACAATGTCAACGGTATTCAACTTGCAAAGCCCACAGCGAGAAACAACATAATCAACGGCCTAACAGCGCTCAGCAAATACACCGGTACCTACGAGCTATTCATCAAAAGAATGAAGACTCACGGAATAAAACGAGTTAAAGCCGACCCAATCCAAGCTTTCAATCGAATCTTCAACAGCAACGCACACGAAGGCTTAATCGAATGGTACAACAAAGCACAAACCAAACTATACGATAACGAAAAACTGTACCTGCGCTTTGTTATGCTAAGCGGCACAAGAGCTATGGAAGCGGCTAATGCGTTCAACCTCATCGTAGAGTTGGGCAGCAAATACACAAGCGAATACTACAATGAAGAAACAGGGTTCTTGGAGCATTTTCGGTATCCCAAGCTCTTCATGCGGGATAGCAAAAACCTCTACATAAGCGCAGTACCAAAAGAGCTGATAGAGGAGATTTCAAAGTCAAGCAAGGTATCATACATTGCCATTGATAAGAGGCTGGATCGCTCCGGGATGAGAATGCGAGTAAAACAACTGCGTTCTTACTATGCAACAAAGATGCGAGAGAACGGCTTGCTAGCAGAACAAATTGATTTAGTTCAAGGCAGAGTAGGCAAAAGCATATTTTTGCAGCATTATTTTAAGCAAAATGCGCGTGAACTAGGCGCGAGAATTCTAGAACTCTTGAATTTAAATAATCACTTACTTTAG
- a CDS encoding zinc ribbon domain-containing protein — MTSTENLLGIIRDVILIQDVATRYDLYFTDKRIAIICLGDSGRVDHRAVARGALTIGLALTAVSMVDEKFRTIKRIDEEELDDLNIDEMLRLSKKSCFWTYEEIEKVKLTLTSKPKLIILSEEYESKFAPSIDQYNQLYNLLPSIDMLKSKLSIVTPKSRINTQGINTQTSFFCKYCGSKNDLDAIFCQRCGKQIQGAKAESQLQEITCASCGTKNHGSALFCKKCGKNLN, encoded by the coding sequence ATGACAAGTACAGAGAATCTGCTCGGAATAATTCGAGATGTTATCTTAATTCAGGATGTCGCTACAAGGTATGATCTCTACTTTACTGACAAACGTATTGCTATAATTTGTTTGGGTGACTCAGGAAGAGTTGATCATAGGGCAGTTGCTCGGGGAGCTTTGACTATTGGGTTGGCATTAACTGCTGTCTCTATGGTAGATGAAAAGTTTAGGACGATTAAGCGGATCGATGAGGAAGAATTAGATGATTTGAACATCGATGAAATGCTGCGTCTTAGCAAAAAAAGCTGTTTTTGGACTTATGAGGAGATAGAAAAAGTAAAGTTAACTCTTACAAGTAAGCCAAAATTAATAATTCTAAGCGAGGAGTACGAATCAAAATTCGCTCCAAGTATTGACCAATATAATCAGCTCTACAATTTGCTGCCATCAATTGATATGCTTAAAAGCAAGCTTTCAATCGTCACACCGAAATCGAGAATTAATACACAAGGAATTAACACACAAACCTCTTTCTTCTGCAAGTATTGCGGATCTAAAAACGACTTAGACGCAATATTCTGCCAACGATGTGGCAAACAGATACAAGGAGCAAAAGCAGAAAGTCAATTACAAGAAATTACCTGTGCGTCTTGCGGTACCAAAAATCATGGATCTGCATTGTTCTGCAAAAAATGTGGAAAAAACCTGAATTGA
- a CDS encoding GIY-YIG nuclease family protein, which translates to MKLERSDVDHPLWRKKVDSSLFRQNGTTIPHWACRMWEIQNDFSECTSRTNPNSTVEAEFKGKHYKGWVTIAKEGRKTPAYRLWYAPSLSFELKDAFVMSFARDIEARLRKTKKSSEKGIEEEIPFWEFLDIEYQREEKRFYFRAYYTQKPVFTELFKHLIESPVLHKIDDELKEKPPFRIYKTKWRPRSELEFELGANNVLYFLIDTKNKLLYVGEAARLIERLRQEHPSIPNWDYFRYNVLPDELFNHRVTLERMLIRDYASLINNTSVESIGISDFKLVNDKIDV; encoded by the coding sequence TTGAAGCTAGAACGTTCAGACGTTGATCACCCATTATGGCGGAAGAAAGTAGATTCATCGCTATTTAGACAAAATGGCACAACCATTCCACATTGGGCCTGTAGGATGTGGGAAATTCAAAATGACTTCTCAGAATGTACTTCAAGAACTAACCCAAATTCAACTGTAGAGGCAGAGTTCAAGGGAAAGCATTACAAAGGGTGGGTAACGATTGCAAAAGAAGGTAGAAAAACACCAGCCTACAGATTATGGTATGCTCCAAGCTTGTCCTTTGAATTAAAAGACGCATTCGTTATGAGTTTCGCAAGGGATATCGAAGCAAGATTAAGGAAAACCAAAAAATCAAGCGAAAAGGGCATCGAAGAGGAAATACCATTCTGGGAATTCTTAGACATCGAATATCAAAGAGAAGAAAAGCGATTCTATTTCCGGGCATACTATACCCAAAAACCAGTATTTACTGAATTATTCAAGCATTTGATAGAATCACCAGTACTCCACAAGATAGATGATGAACTGAAAGAAAAACCTCCATTTAGGATTTATAAGACTAAGTGGCGACCCAGGAGCGAATTGGAATTTGAATTGGGCGCTAATAATGTACTTTATTTCTTGATAGATACGAAGAACAAACTACTGTATGTTGGTGAAGCAGCTAGACTAATTGAAAGGTTAAGGCAAGAGCACCCATCTATCCCTAATTGGGATTATTTTAGGTACAATGTTCTACCGGATGAGCTATTCAATCATAGAGTAACATTGGAGAGAATGCTGATTAGAGATTATGCGTCATTAATTAACAATACTTCAGTTGAATCAATTGGTATATCCGATTTCAAGCTTGTTAACGATAAAATAGATGTTTAG